In the genome of Acidobacteriota bacterium, one region contains:
- a CDS encoding glycosyltransferase family 2 protein has protein sequence MSAAVQVTLQALFWTACGLVLYTYAGYPLLLFLASSAIELRRTWWHLLRDSPAAAPASVPLPGVSIVIAAHNEEAEIAGLCASLRALDYPRDRLQMILVSDGSTDGTDACFERLCEPWMHLLRQPVRAGKASALNAGAACARHEVLVLLDASTRPQHDTVRRLARHFTHPEVGVVCGALRFRHHAGSRQTEGVYWSYECLLRLMEGRLGATLTASGALYAVRRSCFPRLRPEAWIEDFLIPMQARRAGFAVLYDPDAWAWEVPAPSLGGEFRRRVRLAVGSFRGLNELLRTPLDGLTRWALLSHKLLRWGVPFFLLFALAGSLALWSLPFYRCLALAQLGVYWLAWAGNRRHKLARGIYFFLAMNAAFLWGFMLFLFDRRETAWQQVR, from the coding sequence ATGAGCGCCGCCGTGCAGGTCACCCTGCAAGCTCTCTTTTGGACGGCCTGCGGTCTGGTGCTGTATACCTACGCCGGCTATCCGTTGCTGCTGTTTCTGGCCTCTTCGGCTATCGAGCTGCGGCGTACTTGGTGGCATCTGCTGCGCGACAGTCCCGCTGCCGCTCCGGCCTCAGTCCCACTGCCGGGCGTGAGCATCGTCATTGCCGCCCACAACGAAGAGGCAGAAATTGCCGGCCTTTGCGCCAGCTTGCGCGCGCTGGACTATCCGCGCGATCGGCTCCAGATGATTCTGGTCTCCGATGGCTCGACCGATGGAACCGACGCCTGCTTTGAGCGGTTGTGCGAGCCTTGGATGCATCTATTGCGCCAACCCGTGCGCGCCGGCAAGGCCAGTGCCCTGAATGCCGGCGCCGCCTGCGCCCGCCACGAAGTGCTGGTTCTGCTCGACGCCAGCACCCGCCCACAACACGATACCGTCCGCCGCCTGGCACGTCATTTCACCCACCCCGAGGTCGGCGTCGTTTGCGGCGCCTTGCGCTTCCGCCATCACGCCGGCTCGCGGCAGACTGAAGGCGTCTACTGGAGCTACGAGTGCCTGCTGCGGCTGATGGAGGGCCGGCTCGGAGCCACCCTCACCGCCAGTGGCGCTCTTTATGCCGTGCGCCGCTCCTGTTTTCCACGCCTGCGCCCCGAGGCCTGGATCGAAGACTTCCTGATCCCCATGCAGGCCCGCCGCGCCGGTTTCGCCGTGCTCTATGATCCGGACGCCTGGGCCTGGGAGGTCCCGGCGCCCTCGCTGGGCGGCGAGTTCCGCCGCCGCGTCCGCCTCGCCGTGGGTAGCTTTCGCGGCTTGAACGAACTCCTGCGCACGCCCCTCGATGGCCTCACCCGCTGGGCGCTGCTCTCTCACAAATTACTGCGCTGGGGCGTGCCGTTTTTCCTTTTGTTTGCCCTCGCCGGCAGTCTGGCTTTGTGGTCTCTGCCGTTTTACCGCTGCCTGGCGCTGGCACAGCTTGGAGTTTACTGGCTGGCCTGGGCCGGAAACCGCCGCCACAAACTGGCGCGGGGAATCTATTTCTTCCTTGCCATGAACGCCGCTTTTCTCTGGGGGTTCATGCTCTTCCTGTTCGATCGAAGGGAGACCGCATGGCAGCAAGTACGCTAG
- a CDS encoding polysaccharide deacetylase family protein, which yields MAASTLAPALMLLYHGLERAQQPCDARFTLSCAAFYDHLWLLRRRQQRGEITVVSLASWWQGKACQGRPVVLCFDDGRSSDAEVALPALVKFGMPASFFLSTAHIGKPGYLTWNGVEALRRAGMGIESHGHDHRPFTQFPAAVLAEQLRTSRHMLQDHAGTPVHFLAAPYGLWNRHVFRAALQAGFSALCTSHPGLASPRAPRLARNGILAHTSARQLQRWLAGRPGSFVWPISRDYLLWTPKYILMHCPSLRQHVVPLPAGDHSASTF from the coding sequence ATGGCAGCAAGTACGCTAGCACCCGCCTTGATGTTGCTCTATCACGGTCTCGAGCGTGCGCAGCAACCCTGCGACGCGCGCTTTACCCTCTCCTGCGCGGCCTTCTATGACCACCTCTGGCTCTTACGCCGTCGGCAGCAAAGGGGTGAGATCACGGTGGTGTCGCTGGCTTCGTGGTGGCAGGGAAAAGCCTGCCAAGGCCGCCCCGTGGTGCTTTGTTTTGATGACGGCAGGAGCAGTGACGCCGAAGTCGCGCTGCCGGCGTTGGTGAAATTTGGCATGCCGGCCAGCTTCTTCTTGAGCACCGCCCACATCGGCAAACCCGGCTATCTCACCTGGAACGGGGTCGAAGCCCTCCGGCGCGCAGGTATGGGCATCGAGTCCCACGGCCATGACCACCGCCCCTTCACGCAATTCCCGGCTGCCGTGCTGGCCGAACAACTGCGCACCTCCCGGCATATGTTGCAGGATCATGCCGGTACGCCCGTGCACTTCCTCGCCGCACCCTATGGCCTGTGGAATCGGCATGTCTTCCGCGCCGCGCTACAGGCTGGCTTTAGCGCGCTCTGCACCTCGCATCCCGGCTTGGCATCGCCTCGCGCGCCCCGGCTGGCGCGCAACGGCATTCTCGCCCACACTTCGGCCCGGCAATTGCAACGCTGGCTGGCGGGCCGCCCGGGTAGCTTTGTCTGGCCGATCAGCCGTGATTACCTGTTATGGACACCCAAATACATCCTGATGCATTGTCCCTCCCTGCGGCAGCACGTAGTACCGCTTCCAGCGGGCGATCACTCAGCGTCTACGTTCTAG